Proteins encoded in a region of the Aythya fuligula isolate bAytFul2 chromosome 13, bAytFul2.pri, whole genome shotgun sequence genome:
- the LOC116494633 gene encoding A-kinase anchor protein 17B, protein MPEWEERKSLLAQRRVESVRLLTVLLNRVKDFVQLASQKVDPSLGIRKNDSFSETALKDVHQEQINSCCHTQKELKHKEEFKCQLTQKNNSLSSEEGDVTKFHASPSPIVRTILNDPSTALSSDRLTGRDVHNSFGCGSLLITVTQDCKVIRSLDGRDCPTLNVVHTQTVSEDGCRKQKVYETDEFIHYLLNYYQTPSYARVCLEPKNSANKSWWKRVVSDDDSGFHISLSSKHGQHFREVSLVQNLNKRNYISDDNYRLVITVGELESTDTVLKNKAYASHLAKKLQVQRNETLSVDYLPYAGLNHSLDCTTVTHDKEFNQEDGRNEVTIPYKICRSTCKLKDLLEEISDSEYFSEACGGAMKRTERRCEEMYSNYSKGCLPTRKRERKLLVYLKNVTLEGQEKESRKCDFCSNSALEGLARQCEHRLKKSCKRSSSKLRHEGQKSERQSREEERNARKMKKKRKKLSSNLLSDECGFSEADSCIQLESLRKIQRKCNKAFHNKVKFKTLHTAVAAPDITTSDGSPLQETLQSTGDERKLMLRREMDADVRGCPLFPLEIIQTNPCSDSFCGAEPRRGC, encoded by the exons gaTTTTGTACAGTTGGCAAGTCAAAAAGTGGATCCTTCATTGGGCATAAGGAAGAATGATTCCTTTTCTGAAACAGCATTAAAAGACGTTCATCAGGAACAGATTAACTCATGTTGTCACACGCAAAAAGAGTTGAAACATAAGGAAGAGTTTAAGTGTCAGTTAactcaaaaaaacaacagcttatCTAGTGAGGAAGGAGATGTGACTAAGTTCCATGCGTCTCCTTCTCCTATAGTCAGGACAATTTTAAATGACCCCAGTACAGCGCTGAGTTCTGACAGATTGACTGGCAGAGATGTGCACAACTCCTTTGGCTGTGGATCTTTGCTGATTACAGTTACCCAAGACTGCAAGGTCATCAGATCTCTGGATGGAAGGGACTGCCCAACACTGAATGTAGTTCACACACAGACAGTGTCTGAGGATGgttgcagaaagcaaaaggtGTATGAGACTGATGaattcattcattatttattaaactACTATCAGACACCGAGCTATGCACGCGTTTGCTTAGAGCCAAAAAACTCTGCGAACAAGTCCTGGTGGAAGAGAGTGGTGTCTGATGATGACAGTGGTTTTCACATCAGCTTGAGTAGCAAACATGGCCAGCATTTCAGAGAAGTGAGTCTTGTACAAAACCTCAACAAGAGAAATTATATTAGTGATGATAATTATAGACTGGTGATCACAGTTGGGGAATTGGAATCAACAGACACAGTGTTGAAAAACAAGGCCTATGCAAGTCACCTTGCAAAAAAGTTGCAAGTACAGAGGAATGAGACACTCTCTGTTGATTACTTACCATATGCTGGACTGAATCATTCTTTGGATTGCACTACTGTTACTCATGATAAGGAGTTCAATCAAGAAGACGGTAGAAATGAAGTTACCATACCATACAAAATCTGTAGATCCACTTGCAAATTAAAGGATTTGTTGGAAGAGATCAGTGATTCCGAGTACTTTAGTGAGGCGTGTGGTGGTGCaatgaagagaacagaaagaaggtGTGAAGAAATGTACAGCAATTATAGTAAAGGGTGCTTGCCTacaagaaagagggagagaaaattaCTGGTTTACCTTAAAAATGTAACTCTGGAAggtcaagaaaaggaaagcaggaaatgtGACTTCTGTTCTAATTCTGCCCTTGAGGGCTTGGCAAGGCAGTGTGAACACAGGCTTAAAAAGTCATGCAAGAGGTCTAGTAGTAAGTTAAGACATGAAGGACAGAAAAGTGAGAGACAATcgagggaagaggaaagaaatgctcgcaaaatgaagaaaaagagaaaaaagctttCCTCTAATCTTTTATCTGATGAATGTGGCTTTTCAGAGGCGGACAGTTGCATACAGCTGGAGTCACTTAGaaagatacaaagaaaatgtaataaagcATTCCACAACAAAGTGAAATTCAAGACACTTCACACGGCTGTGGCAGCACCAGACATTACCACTTCTGATGGCTCGCCGCTTCAAGAGACTCTCCAGAGCACAG GAGATGAGAGGAAATTAATGTTGAGAAGAGAGATGGATGCAGATGTCAGAGGATGCCCTCTCTTTCCTCTTGAGATAATTCAGACAAACCCCTGCTCAGATTCTTTCTgtggagcagagcccagaagagGATGCTGA